One Equus caballus isolate H_3958 breed thoroughbred chromosome 14, TB-T2T, whole genome shotgun sequence DNA segment encodes these proteins:
- the POU4F3 gene encoding POU domain, class 4, transcription factor 3, which produces MMAMNTKQPFGMHPVLQEPKFSSLHSGSEAMRRVCLPAPQLQGNIFGGFDESLLARAEALAAVDIVSHGKNHPFKPDATYHTMSSVPCTSTSSTVPISHPAALTSHPHHAVHQGLEGDLLEHISPTLSVSGLGAPEHSVMPAQIHPHHLGAMGHLHQAMGMSHPHAVAPHSAMPTCLSDVESDPRELEAFAERFKQRRIKLGVTQADVGAALANLKIPGVGSLSQSTICRFESLTLSHNNMIALKPVLQAWLEEAEAAYREKNSKPELFNGSERKRKRTSIAAPEKRSLEAYFAIQPRPSSEKIAAIAEKLDLKKNVVRVWFCNQRQKQKRMKYSAVH; this is translated from the exons ATGATGGCCATGAACACCAAGCAGCCTTTCGGCATGCACCCGGTGCTTCAAGAACCCAAATTCTCCAGCCTGCACTCCGGCTCCGAGGCCATGCGCCGAGTCTGTCTCCCAGCCCCGCAG CTGCAGGGTAATATATTTGGAGGCTTTGATGAGAGCCTGCTGGCACGCGCCGAAGCTCTGGCGGCTGTGGATATCGTCTCCCACGGCAAGAACCATCCATTCAAGCCCGACGCCACCTACCATACCATGAGCAGCGTGCCCTGTACGTCCACTTCGTCCACCGTGCCCATCTCCCACCCGGCCGCGCTCACCTCGCACCCACACCACGCGGTGCACCAGGGCCTCGAGGGCGACCTGCTGGAGCACATCTCGCCCACGCTGAGCGTGAGCGGCTTGGGTGCCCCGGAGCACTCGGTGATGCCGGCGCAGATCCACCCGCACCACCTGGGCGCCATGGGCCACCTGCACCAGGCCATGGGCATGAGTCACCCACACGCCGTGGCGCCTCACAGCGCCATGCCCACATGCCTCAGCGACGTGGAGTCGGACCCGCGAGAGCTCGAGGCCTTCGCCGAGCGCTTCAAGCAGCGGCGCATCAAGCTAGGGGTGACCCAGGCGGACGTGGGCGCGGCTCTAGCCAACCTCAAGATTCCCGGCGTAGGCTCGCTCAGTCAGAGCACCATCTGCAGGTTCGAATCTCTCACTCTCTCGCACAACAATATGATCGCGCTCAAGCCAGTGCTCCAGGCGTGGCTGGAGGAAGCCGAGGCAGCCTACCGAGAGAAAAACAGCAAGCCGGAGCTCTTCAACGGCAGTGAGAGAAAGCGCAAACGCACGTCCATTGCGGCGCCGGAGAAGCGCTCACTCGAGGCCTACTTCGCTATCCAGCCGCGACCCTCCTCCGAGAAGATTGCGGCCATCGCTGAGAAACTGGACCTTAAAAAGAACGTGGTGAGGGTCTGGTTCTGCAaccagagacagaaacagaaacgAATGAAGTACTCAGCTGTCCACTGA